One Sanguibacter keddieii DSM 10542 genomic window carries:
- a CDS encoding HAD family hydrolase, with protein sequence MPTSPDLSPVPAPAESPRTTITSSDAAPSEVAPLDAASPGARPAGLPAAVLWDMDGTLINSEPYWMAAEGELTREHGVPWTHEDGLQLVGRALVDSAAIMQRAGVRLEVPEIIEYLISRVIAQVEIEVPWQDGAVETLASVRALGVPCALVTMSYRSFADAFVAQVAPGTFDVTVTGDEVAQGKPHPEAYLRAAEMLGVAVEDCVVVEDSPSGIASGLASGAATVGIEVMVPVEPQPGLSRIRSLRSLTPETLSRLVAGEVLDELGAPQDAQV encoded by the coding sequence GTGCCCACCTCACCTGATCTGAGCCCTGTCCCCGCGCCCGCAGAGTCCCCGCGCACGACCATCACCTCGTCCGACGCCGCGCCGTCCGAGGTCGCGCCGCTCGACGCCGCGTCGCCCGGCGCCCGGCCTGCCGGTCTGCCCGCCGCCGTCCTGTGGGACATGGACGGCACGCTCATCAACTCCGAGCCCTACTGGATGGCCGCCGAGGGTGAGCTCACCCGCGAGCACGGCGTCCCATGGACGCACGAGGACGGCCTCCAGCTCGTGGGACGGGCCCTGGTCGACTCGGCCGCGATCATGCAGCGCGCCGGCGTGCGGCTCGAGGTCCCCGAGATCATCGAGTACCTCATCTCCCGTGTCATCGCACAGGTCGAGATCGAGGTCCCGTGGCAGGACGGCGCGGTCGAGACCCTCGCGTCCGTGCGGGCGCTCGGCGTGCCGTGCGCCCTGGTGACCATGTCCTACCGGTCCTTCGCCGACGCCTTCGTGGCGCAGGTCGCGCCGGGGACCTTCGACGTGACGGTGACCGGCGACGAGGTGGCGCAGGGCAAGCCGCACCCCGAGGCGTACCTGCGCGCCGCCGAGATGCTCGGTGTCGCGGTCGAGGACTGCGTCGTCGTCGAGGACTCGCCGTCCGGCATCGCCTCGGGGCTCGCCTCGGGTGCTGCCACCGTCGGCATCGAGGTCATGGTCCCCGTCGAGCCGCAGCCCGGCCTCAGCCGCATCCGCTCGCTGCGCTCGCTCACGCCGGAGACCCTCAGCCGTCTCGTGGCCGGGGAGGTCCTCGACGAGCTCGGCGCCCCGCAGGACGCTCAGGTCTGA
- a CDS encoding PAC2 family protein — protein sequence MTDETPSDVTDAAGGSGETTPAVEAVVADAESPAEDAIMFAAFEGWNDAGSAASSALLHLIDVWGAEKIDELDPEEYHDFQENRPMVSTAPDGTRHLAWPTTTISVVEPPRTRRRVVLVHGIEPSLRWKSYCTEILEIAQSLGVTTVVTLGALLADVPHTRPIPVSVTSDDPAVQHLLDVEANTYEGPTGIVGVLHSAAHEAGFHSLSVWAAVPHYVAHPPSPKATVAILSRLEAFLAEPVDLKDLPDDAEAWQNGVDKLTAEDSEIAEYVTQLEEAKDTADLPEASGEAIAREFEQYLKRRDKDF from the coding sequence ATGACCGACGAGACCCCTTCAGACGTGACCGACGCCGCGGGCGGCTCGGGCGAGACGACCCCGGCCGTGGAGGCCGTGGTCGCCGACGCCGAGAGTCCCGCCGAGGACGCGATCATGTTCGCGGCCTTCGAGGGGTGGAACGACGCGGGCAGCGCGGCGAGCTCCGCGCTGCTGCACCTCATCGACGTGTGGGGCGCCGAGAAGATCGACGAGCTCGACCCGGAGGAGTACCACGACTTCCAGGAGAACCGGCCGATGGTCTCCACAGCCCCCGACGGCACCCGGCACCTCGCCTGGCCCACCACGACCATCTCGGTCGTCGAGCCTCCGCGCACCCGCCGCCGCGTGGTCCTCGTGCACGGCATCGAGCCGTCGCTGCGCTGGAAGTCGTACTGCACGGAGATCCTCGAGATCGCCCAGAGCCTCGGCGTGACGACCGTTGTGACCCTCGGCGCGCTGCTGGCCGACGTGCCGCACACCCGGCCGATCCCCGTCTCGGTCACCTCGGACGACCCCGCGGTCCAGCACCTGCTCGACGTCGAGGCCAACACCTACGAGGGTCCGACCGGCATCGTCGGCGTCCTGCACAGCGCGGCCCACGAGGCCGGCTTCCACTCGCTGAGCGTCTGGGCCGCCGTCCCGCACTACGTCGCGCACCCGCCCTCGCCCAAGGCCACCGTCGCGATCCTCAGCCGTCTCGAGGCCTTCCTCGCCGAGCCCGTGGACCTCAAGGACCTCCCCGACGACGCCGAGGCCTGGCAGAACGGTGTCGACAAGCTCACCGCAGAGGACTCCGAGATCGCCGAGTACGTCACCCAGCTCGAGGAGGCGAAGGACACCGCCGACCTCCCGGAGGCGAGCGGCGAGGCCATCGCGCGCGAGTTCGAGCAGTACCTCAAGCGACGGGACAAGGACTTCTAG
- a CDS encoding MerR family DNA-binding transcriptional regulator yields the protein MLSSITSPRQVKIGDAAAFVGTTPRAIRHYHAIGLLPEPERGGDGRRRYGYDEIIRLLWIRKMADAGVALDDVRDAFADAAPAGADGESSSGDVADVLARLEQNLVAQEAELRRQRAAVERMRTRGSRLGLLDDLVSRRLEGLPEGSLRQADLDTLLVTERIFSPLGAAVQAGRFVALATTPGLREESDRVDAAEEALDDTVAVDDPRVAQVAEQRHVFELALHAAMENSGAAQEDDALFDAWDELHPADEPACTASSPARGREPRTVVEAVGMMPYDFSPARVRCMELALELSMETSVAEAPAPEAPAP from the coding sequence ATGCTCTCGTCCATCACGTCGCCGCGACAGGTCAAGATCGGTGACGCCGCAGCGTTCGTCGGCACCACACCCCGGGCGATCCGTCACTACCACGCGATCGGCCTGCTCCCCGAGCCTGAGCGGGGTGGTGACGGCCGCCGCCGCTACGGCTACGACGAGATCATCCGGCTGCTGTGGATCCGCAAGATGGCCGATGCAGGCGTCGCCCTGGACGACGTCCGCGACGCCTTCGCCGACGCGGCACCTGCGGGAGCCGACGGCGAGAGCAGCAGCGGCGACGTCGCAGACGTCCTGGCGCGGCTGGAGCAGAACCTCGTGGCCCAGGAGGCCGAGCTGCGGCGCCAGCGAGCCGCCGTCGAGCGGATGCGCACCCGGGGCAGCCGGCTCGGTCTGCTCGACGACCTCGTCTCCCGCCGCCTCGAGGGTCTGCCCGAGGGATCCCTGCGCCAGGCAGACCTCGACACCCTGCTGGTCACGGAGCGGATCTTCAGCCCGCTCGGCGCCGCCGTCCAGGCCGGCCGCTTCGTCGCCCTGGCCACCACCCCTGGTCTGCGGGAGGAGTCCGACCGTGTCGACGCCGCGGAGGAGGCCCTCGACGACACGGTCGCCGTCGACGACCCTCGCGTCGCGCAGGTCGCCGAGCAGCGGCACGTGTTCGAGCTCGCGCTGCACGCGGCCATGGAGAACTCCGGGGCTGCGCAGGAGGACGACGCGCTCTTCGACGCCTGGGACGAGCTGCACCCCGCTGACGAACCCGCGTGCACGGCCAGCAGCCCTGCTCGTGGACGAGAGCCGAGGACCGTCGTCGAGGCCGTCGGGATGATGCCCTACGACTTCTCCCCGGCGCGCGTGCGGTGCATGGAGCTGGCCCTGGAGCTGAGCATGGAGACGTCCGTCGCCGAGGCACCCGCCCCTGAGGCACCGGCCCCGTGA
- the mshC gene encoding cysteine--1-D-myo-inosityl 2-amino-2-deoxy-alpha-D-glucopyranoside ligase codes for MLTWPAPQIPELPGRGDVVRVHDSSTGRLVVAAEGPSASLYVCGITPYDATHIGHAATYVAFDLLGRAWRDAGQQVTYASNVTDVDDPLLERATATGVEWQDLAVEQTALFAEDMTALGVVPPDVYLGAVETIPPVAAAVEELVAAGAAYRVPLEEGAGGDAPALGDVYADVTADSAFGQVSRMDEATMLELFAERGGDPGRAGKRNALDPLLWRRERPGEPAWEAGSLGTGRPGWHIECAVIARAGLGLPFDVQGGGSDLLFPHHEMSTSHARLIGDGDVHGVGAATHVHAGLVGYQGEKMSKSRGNLVFVSRLRAEGVEPMAIRLALLAHHYRSDWEWTDASLTEGVARFETWRSAVSGNGGPDADATLAEVRAALADDLDAPRALAAVDRWAELSLAGTEKPVEGAPGVVSRAVNALLGVRL; via the coding sequence GTGCTCACCTGGCCTGCCCCACAGATCCCTGAACTTCCCGGCCGCGGCGACGTCGTCCGCGTCCACGACAGCTCCACCGGCCGGCTGGTCGTCGCCGCCGAGGGGCCGTCGGCGTCGCTGTACGTGTGCGGCATCACGCCCTACGACGCGACCCACATCGGCCACGCGGCCACCTACGTGGCCTTCGACCTCCTCGGTCGGGCGTGGCGCGACGCCGGCCAGCAGGTCACCTACGCCTCGAACGTCACCGACGTCGACGACCCGCTGCTCGAGCGGGCCACGGCCACCGGCGTCGAGTGGCAGGACCTCGCGGTCGAGCAGACGGCGCTGTTCGCCGAGGACATGACGGCCCTCGGCGTCGTGCCGCCCGACGTGTACCTCGGTGCGGTCGAGACCATCCCCCCGGTCGCCGCCGCGGTCGAGGAGCTCGTGGCGGCCGGCGCGGCGTACCGCGTGCCCCTCGAGGAGGGCGCCGGCGGTGACGCGCCCGCTCTCGGCGACGTGTACGCCGACGTGACGGCCGACAGCGCCTTCGGGCAGGTGTCGCGCATGGACGAGGCGACCATGCTCGAGCTCTTCGCGGAGCGCGGGGGAGACCCCGGGCGTGCCGGCAAGCGCAACGCCCTCGACCCGCTGCTCTGGCGCCGGGAGCGCCCGGGCGAGCCGGCCTGGGAGGCCGGTTCCCTCGGGACGGGCCGTCCCGGCTGGCACATCGAGTGCGCCGTGATCGCCCGCGCAGGCCTCGGCCTGCCCTTCGACGTGCAGGGCGGCGGGTCCGACCTGCTGTTCCCGCACCACGAGATGAGCACCTCGCACGCCCGCCTCATCGGTGACGGCGACGTCCACGGCGTCGGCGCGGCGACGCACGTGCACGCCGGCCTCGTCGGCTACCAGGGCGAGAAGATGAGCAAGTCACGCGGCAACCTCGTGTTCGTGTCCCGGCTGCGCGCCGAGGGCGTCGAGCCCATGGCGATCCGCCTCGCGCTGCTCGCCCACCACTACCGCTCCGACTGGGAGTGGACCGACGCGAGCCTCACCGAGGGTGTCGCCCGCTTCGAGACGTGGCGCTCGGCGGTCTCCGGCAACGGCGGACCCGACGCCGACGCGACCCTCGCCGAGGTCCGTGCAGCCCTCGCCGACGACCTCGACGCGCCCCGTGCGCTGGCCGCCGTCGACCGGTGGGCCGAGCTCTCGCTCGCCGGCACGGAGAAGCCGGTCGAGGGAGCGCCGGGTGTCGTCTCGCGTGCCGTCAACGCGCTGCTGGGCGTGCGCCTGTAG
- a CDS encoding magnesium and cobalt transport protein CorA gives MTTEEHSVTVRRTVERVDDEWHDLGSEAGTPPAVGGAGSAAAAGAAGSSRPEARWFVVDDGADVLDAAEERGGDVSEVRARLARTSHGPSSAAPRVVRVNDHALYVVVPTAAYDDEQVTTGRLVLFATGTMLFSAESGTAGITEKVAEKLAEHRAFKGAGALPALAAMLVELLAGASDVELALGDAVAHLEQVAFELDEDPLPRLYNLKREISEARRALLPLSVELPDLGDDRTTTATESLRLDRQLLERLTTHAERIDQHLESHDRLLSDMLTVRLSLVSVRQNEDMRKISAWAAIAAVPTLVAGIYGMNFEHMPELSWTWGYPGVLVAMVGICLGLHRAFRHNGWL, from the coding sequence ATGACCACCGAGGAGCACTCCGTCACCGTCCGGCGCACGGTCGAGCGGGTCGACGACGAGTGGCACGACCTCGGGAGCGAGGCAGGGACGCCACCGGCAGTCGGTGGTGCCGGGTCCGCAGCCGCCGCCGGCGCAGCAGGGTCCAGCCGGCCGGAGGCACGGTGGTTCGTGGTCGACGACGGCGCGGACGTCCTCGACGCCGCCGAGGAGCGCGGTGGAGACGTCTCGGAGGTCCGTGCCCGGCTGGCACGCACCAGCCACGGCCCGTCGAGCGCGGCCCCACGGGTGGTCCGGGTGAACGACCACGCGCTCTACGTGGTGGTCCCGACCGCAGCCTACGACGACGAGCAGGTCACCACCGGCCGCCTCGTGCTCTTCGCGACCGGGACCATGCTGTTCTCGGCCGAGTCGGGCACGGCCGGCATCACCGAGAAGGTGGCGGAGAAGCTCGCCGAGCACCGCGCCTTCAAGGGCGCCGGCGCCCTGCCCGCGCTCGCCGCGATGCTCGTCGAGCTGCTCGCCGGCGCGTCCGACGTCGAGCTCGCGCTCGGCGACGCGGTGGCGCACCTCGAGCAGGTGGCCTTCGAGCTCGACGAGGACCCGCTCCCCCGGCTGTACAACCTCAAGCGGGAGATCTCCGAGGCCCGGCGTGCCCTGCTGCCCCTGTCGGTCGAGCTGCCCGACCTCGGGGACGACCGCACGACGACCGCGACCGAGTCGCTGCGCCTGGACCGTCAGCTCCTCGAGCGGCTCACCACGCACGCCGAGCGCATAGACCAGCACCTCGAGAGCCACGACAGGCTGCTCTCCGACATGCTCACCGTCCGGCTGTCGCTCGTGTCCGTCCGTCAGAACGAGGACATGCGGAAGATCTCGGCCTGGGCCGCCATCGCTGCCGTGCCGACCCTGGTCGCCGGGATCTACGGGATGAACTTCGAGCACATGCCCGAGCTCTCGTGGACCTGGGGCTACCCCGGGGTGCTCGTGGCGATGGTCGGCATCTGCCTCGGGCTGCACCGCGCCTTCCGGCACAACGGCTGGCTCTGA